TGTTTGTCAGATTGAATCTTCTCCTGGTTTTGTTTGTATCCGCTGCTTGGGGGCAGGGGTATGGAACGATCAATGGCCAGGTAACCGATCCTATGGGAGCCGCTGTGGCGGGAGCCAAGGTGACTGTGACGGAGGTTGGCACGGGACAAACGCGAACCGCGGTGACCGGTTCGGACGGCTTTTATACGCTGGTCTCGGTGATGCCTTCGACCTATAACCTGACCGTCGATATGGCGGGGTTCAAGCAGATCACGCAGCAGGGAGTTGTCTTGCAGGCGAGCCAGAGCCTGACCGTTGACGTGCCGCTTACGGTGGGACTGGTGACGGAGAGCGTGACGGTGAATACGGAGCTGGTGCAGGTGGATACGACGACTCCGACGCTGAAGGAGGTGGTCGATAAGGCCAGGATGGTTGAGATTCCTTTGAACGGGAGAAACGCCGCGTCGTTGACGACGCTGGTGGCTGGTGCTGTGATCTCGCCTTCAAACAACGCCGATCAGGGCAATGCGAAGACCTTTCCTGCGGCTGTGACGGTATCGGTCAATGGGACACGGGCAAACCAGACGGGATACTATCTCGACGGCGCACCGAATCTTGATATCAATAGCAACATCAATCAGCCATTTCCATTTCCGGATGCGCTGCAGGAGTTTAGCGTCCAGACGAGTAACTACAGCGCGGAGTATGGGCAGGCCGCTGGAGGTATCGTGTCGATCGTTTCAAGATCGGGCACGAACCAGTTTCATGGAACCGCGTTCGAGTTTCTTCGCAACCGTGTCTTTAATGCTGCGAATTACTTCGGTTATACGAATGGTGTAAAGACGGTCGATCCTTTGAAGCGCAACCAGTTCGGTGGCACGATTGGCGGGCCGTTGCGCAAGGAGAAGACCTTCTTCTTTGGGGGATATCAAGGGACGAGGATTCGCAGCAACCAGGGAGGGCAGACCGCTTACGTGCCTACTGATGCAAACCGTGCCGGAGACTTCACAGCATATTTGAATAAGTCAGATCCGAATAATCCTTTGGGCAAGGCAGTTATTCTGCCCGCTCCCTTTGTTGGGAATATCGCTCCGGCTGGATCATTTGATAGGGCCGCGGTTAATATGCTGGCCAATCTTCCCCATGCGACTGGAAATGGCTTTGTTACTTATAGCACTCCTATTTCTCAGAACTTCGATGAGTATATTTTGCGCGGCGACCATGCCATTACTTCGAACGACAAACTGGTTGCGCGTTATTACTATGACCGTTTCGTCAATGTTCCGAGTTATGGAGGAAATCTTCTGGCCTATCGGCAGGGATCGACGATCAGCTCGCATAACGCGGTAATTCAAGAGACGCATATCTTCAGCCCCAGCTTGCTGAATGACTTTCGGATAGGTTTTGCCAGGATTGTGTCGATCCGCCAATCTCCGCCCGATACTCCGTCACTCGCGGACTATGGGGTGAATATCTATGAGCCGACTCCGAAGGCGATTCAAGGTGTTTCGGTTACGGGCTTCTTTAGTACAGGGGCGAATCCTACGGCGAAGTTTCCGCGTACGAGTTACTCCGTGCTGGACGATGTGCGCTGGGTACATGGCAAACACAGCGTGGCCTTCGGTGGTACGTATGAGAGAGACCAACTCAATATGTACAACATTCTGAACTTGCCGGGGCAGTTCTCCTTCTCCGGAGACTCCACGGGCCTCGCTCTGGCGGACTTCATGACAGGCGAGATCAGGACGTTTCTTCAGACCAATGGGCAACATGTAAAGAATCGTTACTGGATTTTGAATGGATATGGCCAGGACTCTTACCGTGCCAGCAACAGGGTCACGCTGAGCTTCGGAGTTCGCTATGAGCCGCAGCAGGTGTGGCATGATCTCTATCATCAGAACCAAGTGTTCTATCCGGATGCCTTTGCCGCCGGTAGAAGGTCGACGATGTTCCCGAACGCTCCGGCAGGGTTGCTCTTCTCCGGTGATGCTGGAGTGCCGATCAATGGTACTCAGCCGTCCTATACGAATGTGTCTCCACGGGTTGGCTTTGCATGGGATGTCTTCGGCACGGGCAAGACGAGTTTTCGCGGCGGTGTCGGTATCTTTTACGACTCTCGTGTGCCGTCGTTCTCGAATAACCGGGAGCTGTCGGCTGCGCCGTATAGCGCTTCGGTAAACTTTACGACTCCTGCAGGTCCGTTCAGCAACCCTTATCTGGGGCAGGTCAATCCGTTTCCGGCGACCTTTCCTCCTACGTCCGCGGCAACATTCAGTCTGCCGATACAGGTCTTCAGTTGGGATCCTGCGAATAAGTTCATCACGCCTCGTACTTACATGCTGAATCTGGCGGTTGAACAAAATATTGGGCGCGGTGTACTTACCAGAGTTGCGTATGTGGGATCGCGTGGGCAGCATATGACGGTGACGCTGGATCAGAATCCGGCGACGTACTATCCGACCTCCTCAACGGGAACCGCGTGCACGCTCACCACGGATCAGAGGCGCCGGTATAACGATACGGCTGGAACCTGTGTGAATGCGGCTCCACCGAAGACTAACTTTACGAATATTTATCAGCAGAGTAACTCGGGTAACTCCTGGTATCACTCAGCTCAGTTCAGCCTTACTAAGCCGCTGTCGCACGGAATAACAGTGCTGGCGAACTATACATGGTCGAAGAGCGTGGATAGTCTTCCGTACGGTACGGATGCTGCTACCTTCGGAACCGCCGGATATTATACGGCTCCTATTACGCAGCCCAACTTTCGCCGGTTTGACGAAGGGCTGTCGGACTTCAATCATGCGCATGTCATGGTGGTGTCCTATGTATGGCAGACGCCTAAATTCGAAAAGATGAATGCTGTGGCCAGGCAAGTGGCTGGTAACTGGGAGTTCTCGGGGATTTTCACCGGGGAGAGCGGAGCGCCTCTAGCTCTTTACTATGGACAGGACATCTCAAAGACGGGCATCAATCTGGATCGTCCGCAGTACAGTGGGTCGAATGGCTATGCTAAGGGAGCGCCTTGCACGATATCAGCCCACTGCGTTAGCTGGCTCAATCCAGCAGCTTTCTCGGCACCGGCTCCTGGGCAGTTAGGGAACGTAGGCAAGGGCGAATTTATCGGGCCGGGTTACTGGAACTGGGATATGGGAATATTCAAAAATATTCCGCTGCATGACTCCTTCGCGCTCCAGTTCCGTGGAGAGTTTTTCAACACGTTCAACCACACGAACTTCTCTGTGGATAATACCGGGTCACGCGCTAAGAGTCCGATCCAGACGACAACCGGCGCGGGTTTCGGGACGATTCAGGCTGCGAACGATCCACGCATTATCCAATTGGCACTCAAAGTTGTGTTCTAGGAGAGCTATTCGATTCTCTGGTATGGGGAGGGCCGCTTATGACATAGTGTAAGGCGATGCGCGTGGTAGGCCGTCAAAATAGTTTCCCGGGACAAGCCTTGGATAACGCTGCTATGATGTCCGCCATCAGCTATGATCAGTCCTTTGTCAGAACATGGGGAGAGAGTTGAACCTGCTAAGGAGCTGATTCACGAGCAGGCCAATCTTCTTATTGGTGATAATGCCTTTCGCACCAGTAAACGATTAGTCGGTTTCTGTGGGGAAAATATAAGGTCCCTTAAATACAGGACTGGTCGCTTGATTTGGACGCTATCGATCAGAGCTATCAAATCTTCCTCTGGAGTTGCGTTTGTTGCGGATGGATTGGGATGCTGTTTGCTAGTTGTGATGCTGTTGTCCGGGGGGATTGTTGCGGCTCAGACAGCAGCACCTGTTACATACGTTCAGAGCATGAATCGTCTGTCGCAGCCTTATCTGGAGCGGCGAAAGTCTACGTTAGCTGCTATTCATGACCGATCGCAGGCGGAGGTGCGGAAGGCACATGTACGTGCTACTTTGCTGCGTTTGATTGGCGGCTTGCCTGATGACCACGATCCGCTGAATGCGACTTTGATTGGTGTTATTCCTCAGGACGGGTTTAGCATCGAGCGCATTATCTACGACAGTTTGCCTGGCTATCATGTCACGGCGAATCTCTATCTGCCGTCGGCCGGCAAGGGACCGTTCCCGGTGGTTGTCTATCATTCGGGACATGGCCCCTCGGGCAAGTCAGAGGCTTTTGGGCTTGCTTCGAATCTGGCGAGAAATGGAATTGCTGTGTTTGCCTATGATCCTCTTGGAGCGGGCGAGCGGCTACAGGCCATGAACCCCGCTACCGGTAAGTCCTGGGCGGGGCCCGATGAACACTCGCAGGCGCAGATTCCTATCTCGCTTGTCGGAGATCATGTCTCTCGTTACATGGTGTGGGATGCGATGCGCGGAGTGGATTACCTGACCACGCGGCACGATATTGATGCAACGAATATTGGTTCGTACGGATGCTCTGGCGGCGGTACGCTTTCGGCTTATCTGACGGCGCTGGATACCAGGGTGAAAGCTGGTGCAGTGGCTTGTTATCTTACTTCTTACGAGGAACTGCTTAAGACGATAGGGCCGCAGGATGGAGAACAAGTTATCCCTGACTTCATCAAAGAGGGCCTCGACTTTCCCGACCTCGTGGAGTTGGCTGCTCCTCGCGCTTATGCGATGGTGAGTACGACTGAGGACATGTTTCCCTTTGCAGGGGCGCGAGCCACGCACGATGAGGCAGAACGTTTCTACTCGCTGTATGGTGCTAAAGATAACCTCAAGTGGTTTACCGGGCCTGGAGGGCATGGTGCTATCCGGCCTTTGATGCCGCAGATCATCGCGTTCTACAAGCATTGGCTGGCACATGACGATAGTCCAGTGTTGGAGATGCCGGCTCTTCCGCGGCCAGCCGTTACTGATTTGCAGTGCACTACGACGGGACAAGTCACTACAGCGATGACTGGAAGAACGATCTATCAGATCAACCAGGATCGCGCTCATTCTATCCTGCCGCCGAAGGCTGCTATTTCTTCATTGGAGGGACGCCGAAAGCTGCTACTCCGTTTGGAGAGGGAGATTCCTGCTGTGATTGGCATGAGTCGCGCTTCGCAGGCCTTGCCTATGCTAACGGTTGTCAAGACCGAGCAGCGGCAGGGATATCGGCTCGAGAGTGCGATCTTTCATAGCCGGTCCGGAATGGAGCTTCCTGCTGTGCTCGCATTACCGGATAAGCAGGGGAGTAAGTCGGCGCTGCTTATTACCAGTAGTCAGCCTGGTGTGGCTGAGGCTGACGGGGATCTTGATCGTGCGGCGCGAGGCGGCAAGCTTGTACTCGCTATTACTCCATTGCCCTGGCCGCAGAGTACGGATGCAGTACGGCCTACCATGGGGACGATGCTGCCCTGGACCTCGCGGGCCTTTCTGATTGGAAGGACTTTTGTAGGGATGAGAACCGAGGATACTTTGGCTGCCGTGCGGTGGCTTGCGGCGCAGCACGAGGTCAACCCTGGGGAGATTGATGCTTATGGATATGGAGCTTCCGGTGTTGTTCTCTTACACGCGGCTGTTCTTGAGCCACGAATTCGGAAAGTGACTATCGAGCACAGCCTTGTCAGCTATCGTTCGGTTGTCAGTGCTGCTGTCCATCGAGATGTTGCTGAATCGGTGGTGCCGGGTGTGTTGCTGCACTACGATCTGGATGACTTGATGATAGCGGCAGGTCCGCGGACGATCACCGTTATTAATCCGGTGGATGGGGAAGGGAACTTACTGACGGAAGATGCGTTCCGAGAGCAGCTTGCTGATGTCTATGCAAGTAATCGCTCTTTCGGTGGGCCGAGCCGGATCGAGTTTATCCGGACGCAGACGGGCAACCGGAATGGTGGCCAATGAGGAGTCTGAGGGAAAGGGCTACTGTTTGCGCCCGGTTGGTCTTCCGTAGGCTGCCATGAACATGTGGACGGCCAGGGCCACGTGCTGCTTGCGTTCAGCGGTGTTCGGGACCTTGCGCACGAACATGTAGGCGTGGACGAGGAACTGGCCGAGGCAGAGGCTGAAGAAAGACTCTGCCACCTTGCGGCAGTTGAAGGGGACAAGGATGCCTGCGGCAATCTGCGTCTCAAGGTACTCGGCCAGTTGGGCCTGCTCCCGCTCGGGGCAGAGACGCCAGAAATCTCCGGCGAGTTCCGGAAACTGCGGGGCTGCGGCGATCAGGGTGCGGCTGAGGCGTTGCATCTCGGGCAGGAGCATGAAGTCGAGCAGGTTCGAGCCGTATCGCTCCAAAACCTTTTCAATGGGCTGATTTTGCACCAGCACACGGGAGAACTTCTGCAATAAGATCTCGGTCTTTCTGGTGATAACTGCCTGAAACAGCTCCTCTTTGGTTGAGAACTTCGAGTAAAGTGTCTCGGTGGAGGCTCCGGCCAGGCGAGCGATGGAGCCTACGCTGGCGCGGTCAAAGCCTTCTTGAAGAAAGATCTCAGCGGCCGCACTCAGAATGTTTTCCATGCGGGCGGCGGCCTGCTTGGCCGGTGGGCGGCCGGAGCCGCTACCGACTGATGCCCGGGGCTTTACTTTCGAGGTCTTCGAGACGCTTGTTGTTTTCTTCATATTCCTGTGATTTGCCAAGCAGCAGATGTAAGAAGTATTGTAGTCACGGATAGGTAATAGAAACGAACATTTCGATTCGATTAACCGCATTTAAGGCGCAATACAACCCATTGAGTAAAGGATGAAACAAATATGATCAGGCTCGAAGACGCCCGCAGAATTATTGCCGCTGCGGAGAAGAAGGCGCAGGAGATCGGTCAGCCCATGAACATTGCTGTGGCCGATGAAGGAGGCAATCTCGTCTCGCATGTACGCATGGATGGGGCCTGGCTGGGCAGCATCGATATCTCGATCAAGAAGGCCTACACCTCCCGTGCTTTTGATATTGCGACGAAAGATCTCGCGACGCACTCTCAATCCGGCGGCCAGTTCTTTGGCATTCACGCCTCCAACGACGGCAAGATCATGATCTTTGCCGGCGGAATCCCGCTTAGGAAAGATGGCAAGGTCGTTGGAGCCATCGGGGTCAGCGGCGGCTCGGGAGAGCAGGACCACGCTGTTGCAGAGGCAGGCGCGACAGCGTACTAACAACGTTTCGGGCAAGCGATCAGGAGGAAAATATGGCAAGCAATCGTGGTGTTATCTATCTGGGACCGAACAAGGTCGAAGTGCAGTCGATCGACTATCCCAAGTTCGAGAATCCGGCGGGCAAAAAGATCGAACATGCTGTAATCCTCAAGGTGGTCTCTACGAATATCTGTGGCTCGGATCAGCACATGGTGCGTGGGCGTACTACTGCTCCCACAGGGTTGGTGCTGGGGCATGAGATTACGGGAGAGGTTATCGAAAAGGGCAAGGACGTCGAGTATCTCGAGGTCGGTGACCTGGTGACGGTGCCGTTCAACGTGGCCTGCGGCCGCTGCCGTACGTGCAGGGAACAGCAGACGGGGGTATGTCTCAACGTCAATCCTGGCCGGGCCGGCGGAGCTTATGGCTACGTTGATATGGGCGGTTGGA
This is a stretch of genomic DNA from Granulicella sp. WH15. It encodes these proteins:
- a CDS encoding acetylxylan esterase, with the translated sequence MNRLSQPYLERRKSTLAAIHDRSQAEVRKAHVRATLLRLIGGLPDDHDPLNATLIGVIPQDGFSIERIIYDSLPGYHVTANLYLPSAGKGPFPVVVYHSGHGPSGKSEAFGLASNLARNGIAVFAYDPLGAGERLQAMNPATGKSWAGPDEHSQAQIPISLVGDHVSRYMVWDAMRGVDYLTTRHDIDATNIGSYGCSGGGTLSAYLTALDTRVKAGAVACYLTSYEELLKTIGPQDGEQVIPDFIKEGLDFPDLVELAAPRAYAMVSTTEDMFPFAGARATHDEAERFYSLYGAKDNLKWFTGPGGHGAIRPLMPQIIAFYKHWLAHDDSPVLEMPALPRPAVTDLQCTTTGQVTTAMTGRTIYQINQDRAHSILPPKAAISSLEGRRKLLLRLEREIPAVIGMSRASQALPMLTVVKTEQRQGYRLESAIFHSRSGMELPAVLALPDKQGSKSALLITSSQPGVAEADGDLDRAARGGKLVLAITPLPWPQSTDAVRPTMGTMLPWTSRAFLIGRTFVGMRTEDTLAAVRWLAAQHEVNPGEIDAYGYGASGVVLLHAAVLEPRIRKVTIEHSLVSYRSVVSAAVHRDVAESVVPGVLLHYDLDDLMIAAGPRTITVINPVDGEGNLLTEDAFREQLADVYASNRSFGGPSRIEFIRTQTGNRNGGQ
- a CDS encoding carboxypeptidase regulatory-like domain-containing protein, coding for MNLLLVLFVSAAWGQGYGTINGQVTDPMGAAVAGAKVTVTEVGTGQTRTAVTGSDGFYTLVSVMPSTYNLTVDMAGFKQITQQGVVLQASQSLTVDVPLTVGLVTESVTVNTELVQVDTTTPTLKEVVDKARMVEIPLNGRNAASLTTLVAGAVISPSNNADQGNAKTFPAAVTVSVNGTRANQTGYYLDGAPNLDINSNINQPFPFPDALQEFSVQTSNYSAEYGQAAGGIVSIVSRSGTNQFHGTAFEFLRNRVFNAANYFGYTNGVKTVDPLKRNQFGGTIGGPLRKEKTFFFGGYQGTRIRSNQGGQTAYVPTDANRAGDFTAYLNKSDPNNPLGKAVILPAPFVGNIAPAGSFDRAAVNMLANLPHATGNGFVTYSTPISQNFDEYILRGDHAITSNDKLVARYYYDRFVNVPSYGGNLLAYRQGSTISSHNAVIQETHIFSPSLLNDFRIGFARIVSIRQSPPDTPSLADYGVNIYEPTPKAIQGVSVTGFFSTGANPTAKFPRTSYSVLDDVRWVHGKHSVAFGGTYERDQLNMYNILNLPGQFSFSGDSTGLALADFMTGEIRTFLQTNGQHVKNRYWILNGYGQDSYRASNRVTLSFGVRYEPQQVWHDLYHQNQVFYPDAFAAGRRSTMFPNAPAGLLFSGDAGVPINGTQPSYTNVSPRVGFAWDVFGTGKTSFRGGVGIFYDSRVPSFSNNRELSAAPYSASVNFTTPAGPFSNPYLGQVNPFPATFPPTSAATFSLPIQVFSWDPANKFITPRTYMLNLAVEQNIGRGVLTRVAYVGSRGQHMTVTLDQNPATYYPTSSTGTACTLTTDQRRRYNDTAGTCVNAAPPKTNFTNIYQQSNSGNSWYHSAQFSLTKPLSHGITVLANYTWSKSVDSLPYGTDAATFGTAGYYTAPITQPNFRRFDEGLSDFNHAHVMVVSYVWQTPKFEKMNAVARQVAGNWEFSGIFTGESGAPLALYYGQDISKTGINLDRPQYSGSNGYAKGAPCTISAHCVSWLNPAAFSAPAPGQLGNVGKGEFIGPGYWNWDMGIFKNIPLHDSFALQFRGEFFNTFNHTNFSVDNTGSRAKSPIQTTTGAGFGTIQAANDPRIIQLALKVVF
- a CDS encoding heme-binding protein; this encodes MIRLEDARRIIAAAEKKAQEIGQPMNIAVADEGGNLVSHVRMDGAWLGSIDISIKKAYTSRAFDIATKDLATHSQSGGQFFGIHASNDGKIMIFAGGIPLRKDGKVVGAIGVSGGSGEQDHAVAEAGATAY
- a CDS encoding TetR/AcrR family transcriptional regulator, which translates into the protein MKKTTSVSKTSKVKPRASVGSGSGRPPAKQAAARMENILSAAAEIFLQEGFDRASVGSIARLAGASTETLYSKFSTKEELFQAVITRKTEILLQKFSRVLVQNQPIEKVLERYGSNLLDFMLLPEMQRLSRTLIAAAPQFPELAGDFWRLCPEREQAQLAEYLETQIAAGILVPFNCRKVAESFFSLCLGQFLVHAYMFVRKVPNTAERKQHVALAVHMFMAAYGRPTGRKQ